TTTACACCAAATTATTGGATGCAAAAAAGTGTTTGGCGGTTACTGCTATACTGTTAAGTTTATATATTTAGTAGATGCCCCATGATTAAATGTTGGTGTTGATTTGATAACACTAAGCTAGTGCCAAGATAATAGAAGTTTAGAATGGATGGTGCATACCAGGAGAGTTGGCAAGCCGAAGGTGCAGGTTGTCGTTATAGTTGCTATACTTCCCTGTGTCGACAAGCTCCCCTGTCCAAAGCAAACACCTTGACTGGTCGGCCATAGCGCCGTTACTGCTCAAGTTTGTGTAGGCGTAGGCTGTACATGAGCAATTGTTGCTGCACTCAGTCGTGCATTCGTGAAAGCTTCTGTTGAGGACATGTAAAAACTTGTCAGGTAACTTCATCTTAGGCAAGGTCACGAAATGACTTTGCTTGCCGCATTCCAGTTGCTTGGTTCTTCTACATCCTCTCGAAATGTTAAGACCAGCGGATTCAAACCCATCGAGACAACGGCATGTCGCGGCAGCCCCAGTGTTGTCGCAATAGCTGAATGGGCCACATGAACCATAGAGGTCGCAGCTGCTAGCAGGGTGCTCGAAGACGGTTGTCCAAGATGAGTGGTTGTTCCAGCTAAGAGTCCTCAACGCACCCATGTGGTCGAGCATAAGGCGTGCATACGGTGAGCCATCAgaaacagagaattcataatagaACCCGTCCCTGCTTGTTCCAGCAATCGCTTCATAGAAGATAGTGTTCTTGTATATGCCGCCACCTACTGAGGCATCATCGAGAATATTGAGGCGGAGGTAGGGCATAGTCCGGTGCCAGATGACTAACTGAAGGTTCGAGTTTGGGTCAAGGCCCAAAGAAAAATCTCCAGTGGATGGGTCAGTGGGGCCCTTCCAAGCAATTAGACGCCGGACAACACGAGCCTTCTGGCTCAGGTAGATCCTAGTACCGGGGAGAATGGTGTCCGTCGGGTGATCAAAACTCTGCCATATGGATGTGCCATTTGGAGACTGGAGGACAAAGTTCCCCGTGTCAAGCAGCACTGCGACAACTCCCATGCTCGAGATGTTGTTCTTCACCGCCCAGGGAGAGCCACCTTGGGAGTCAGACAACACCAGGTCAGAACTGTTGGTGATGGCAAGCATCGGAGATGAAGTGGCGGCGATCGGATTGTCGCGGTTGGCGGTCCATACGACGGTGTGGCCAGGGATGTTGTGGTACCATATGCCAAGGTACAAGCTTGTGCTGGAGCTGTTTGGGGAGAAGAAGCCCAGCGCAAAGTCCCTGCCCTTGGAGATGAGCGTGTCGCCGGCAGAGAGCGGCTTTGCATGTGTGAGCTGGTCATCGGATTGGCAGAGTGAACTCAGGAATGGGAGGATCAAAATTGGAATGCAAGAAGTTGCAGTGAAGACAGTCTTCTTCATCTCCCAGCCCCAGGAACTAACTTAGGGGGTATGCGGTTCTTCAGACCAGTTCGGCTGCAGTTCAGATGGAAGGTAAAATAGATATCGGACAACCATCGCATAGCTACAATGGAAGACGCCAGGAGACCTGACTCCAAAGTCTGCCAACGTCGCTGCACGCGCAAAGAAAATGGTTGCTACGCATTCAGAATTTCAGATCGGTGAGTGCGACATAGGAAACCTCGGTGTAAGGACGCGTCGCTTGCCGTGGAATATTCAGGCTGACTGGTTGGGGTTCACGAAGTGGCAGAAAAGATCtcctgccgccgccgacgccaACCGCGTCGAGGAGCGCCTACCGCCGCTGCAGCTGCCGCGGACGACGCCGACGCGTTCGCGTGCCGGACCTGGACGGCCGGTGGACTAGAATCGAAGTGAGGCCGTAGCTCCCCAATNNNNNNNNNNNNNNNNNNNNNNNNNNNNNNNNNNNNNNNNNNNNNNNNNNNNNNNNNNNNNNNNNNNNNNNNNNNNNNNNNNNNNNNNNNNNNNNNNNNNNNNNNNNNNNNNNNNNNNNNNNNNNNNNNNNNNNNNNNNNNNNNNNNNNNNNNNNNNNNNNNNNNNNNNNNNNNNNNNNNNNNNNNNNNNNNNNNNNNNNNNNNNNNNNNNNNNNNNNNNNNNNNNNNNNNNNNNNNNNNNNNNNNNNNNNNNNNNNNNNNNNNNNNNNNNNNNNNNNNNNNNNNNNNNNNNNNNNNNNNNNNNNNNNNNNNNNNNNNNNNNNNNNNNNNNNNNNNNNNNNNNNNNNNNNNNNNNNNNNNNNNNNNNNNNNNNNNNNNNNNNNNNNNNNNNNNNNNNNNNNNNNNNNNNNNNNNNNNNNNNNNATGTGCACTTCAGTTATCGGGTTTACTAAATGGATTTTATATTCGTAATATCTTATTATAGGAAGATCCGtgtaaaattttattttattttcccctTTTCTTTATACATGTTGTATGTTGTGCCATTTTTTTTGCACAAGGTATAATCAAAGTCGCTCACATACACGAAGCATACACTCACCCCTAGACGCatgcacgcacaccctatccctattaACATTTTTGAGAGACAGAGCTggtacatcatcttgagattgatgaagttgCCACAGACGAATTTGCAGTCGacaggaatgtctcctcccactgttgaaataaatctagaaaaataaAAGCACCAATGTGAATTTTAGAACTTAAACTCTGGTAGGCaagggataccactgtcctcctaactatCCAACCACAGGTTGTTGTGCCACTTGActaagacttggttaagtctcaatCGATTGAGATCTAGCCACCCCCTTCAATTATGTGTCGTGTGAGGGGAAAGTCCACTAGGGTGCGAAacccttttttttcttttaatttttttgacgGAACCTCGTCACAGGGCTGGGAGCTCCTGAATTGCATATTGAAGAAGAGAGTTGGTCCGGTTAATAAGGGAAACCGGACCCAAAAACCATACATGGCATCGGTTAATTAAGGGAAACCGGTGAAGACCACACACACCGGACTAGCACTCAAGGAACATCGTCCGAGCCAGATACAAGGGTGCCGAGGCCCAAGACCATCGTCAACACAACATACCCGACCAAGACAACCACCAGGGCCGGCCCTGAGTTCGGTTTGTATCTTCCCCTCTCGTTAGGGTTTTTTTCCTCTCGGCGGCGGCGATCGCCGTTCTCCCGTAGAGATTGCTCTACCCTTCTTCCTTCGCTCATCGATGCTGCTAAGGCCTTTGGTCTCACTAGAGGTGGGCGCTGAGGAACGATGGGGACAATACCGCCAGCGGATCAGAATCTCTCGGGCAAGAAACCTATGGGGGATATCGCATCTGGATCCGGCACGACTGTGTTCGATCTGGAGGCAATGATGGAGCAACTTGGATTGAAGGAGGATGATCTCCAAGATGTAGTGGTGGAGGACGAGGAGCTGCCGGAGGAAGCAACTCGCTGGATGGCAATCGCTAGGGTTCACACGGAGAAGCCCTACAGTAAATATTGGTTCTACAAGAATATGAGGGTAGCATGGGACCTGGCAAAAGAAGTAAAGATCAGGCCCCTAGAGGAGAACCTATACACACTGCAGTTTTCGTGTCTCGAGGATGGGAGCGCGTGATGGAGGAGGGACCGTGGACCTTCAAGGGAAAAGTAGTGGTGTTGGCCCCCTATGATGGATACACAAAACCATCAACAATAGAGCTGAATAAAATAGACATATGGACGCAAATCCATGATCTTCCAGATGGGTTTTTTCTCAAAGATCAGGGCACTTTCAGCTACCGTTGGTGAGTTTATTTATGCTGAGCCAAAATCACAAGACTTCAAAGGAAATTTTGCTCGGGTCCAGGTGAAGGTAGATGTTACTAAACCTCTGAAGAACGATGTCTCTTTGGTGATCAATAAGAAAGATGCAGTGCAGCGAGTGATATTCAGGATAAAATTTGAGTGACTACCTGATTGGTGTGCCGTATGTgggtatcttggacatcttttcaaGGTGTGCAGTGATGGGGTTCATCCCCTGAAAGCACTAGTCTTCAAGGATTTAAAAGCTTCATGGTTTAGGGGTCAAAGCCGAGGGCCAGGTGAAGGAAGGggttcaggaggaggaggaggaaaaagagggtGAGGCAAGTCAGGTCGCAGGGTAGGACGCGGAGGTGCCAACTTCCATAACGCCGAGGTCTATAGTGACCCTCTCTGTGACACTGCTATGGAGGACGTTGATGCAACAAAGGAGATAGATAACAGCCTAGCTGCTGCCATGATGGCTCCTGGAGCCCCTCCATCCGCTGGCTCAGGAAACACAACATTGGCTCTGCCACCTGCAATGGTTCCGCCTAGCCCTTCCAAGTAAGACCTGAAGAGAACGAAGACCATCCCAAATGAGAAGCCAGCTTCGAAGAATTCAACTTCAAGCACAAAACCAGATGCGCGTTTGGCAGACCTCCCAATTGGGTCGCGCCTAGCGCAATGAATATCCTAACTGGAACTGCCGTGGGGCTGGCAAACCCGCGACAGTTCATGAGCTTCATGAACTAACGAGGCAACATGCCCCCTCTATCTTATGTATTCTTGAAACTCAAATAGAGGGCTCCAGGTTGGAGAATCTAGTAGGTACGCTAGGTTTTGATAAGAGTTATGCAATAAATAGTTCTGTAGAAGTGGTGGAATAGGGATCTTTTGGAAGGATGGAATAAAAGTTGATGTTATTGGTTACTCGGAGTACCACATTGATGTTACTATGGATGGTCTGGCTAATACATAGTTTAGGGCCACTTTCGTCTATGGAGAGGCCCAAGTTAGTGAACGATATAAGACGTGGAATACGCCCAGGGGAATTGTAGGAGCAAGCAACCTTCTTTGGATGGCCATGGGAGATTTTAATGAAGTAATACATCAGCACAAGCATGATGGTGTTGGCCAGGGAAGTCAAGCACAGATAGATGCATTTCGGGACACCCTTGATACATGTGGCCTCTTTGATTTATGCTACTCGAGGATCAATTGGACTTTTGAAAAGAAGGTTGCGGGAGGAACATACACCAGAGTCAGACTTGATAGATGTGTTGCCACCTCAGAGTGGTTGTTGGCCTTCCCTCGTGCCGTTCTGGAGCACAAACAAGCAGCGACGTCCGATCATGTTTCGATTCTGCTGAGCCTCGAGGACGTACATGCATGCAAACGGACCCCACGAGTCTTTATATATGAGACATGTTGGGAACGAGACCCCACTCTCCCTGCGGTAGTGGGCGTCAGCTGGGCTAAAAGCCAAGGCCACATAGTTAATGCTATGCATGCAAAGCTACATGCGCTATCTGGTGATTTGAGCTCCTGGGACCGCAACCACTTTGGGAATATCAGGCAGAAGATAAACCTATTAAAGAAGCAGCTACGAGACATGCGTGAGATCCCAGGATGAACATGTCCGACGCATGCAAAGATCAAAGTGACTGATCGTCTTGTCGAGCTGTTCCATCGGGAAGAGATTCTACGGCGACAAAGGGCAAGGGTGGATTGGTTAGTACATGGTGACAAGAATACCTATTTTTTTCATCTCAGAGCGAGCCGCCGAAGGAGGAAAAATCAGATTAAGGCGCTGTTTCACCAAGATGGCCAGCTGGCAGAGGATACAGCCGAGATGGAGGCCATGACAAATAGTTTCTACAAAGAATTATATACCTCTGAAGGTGTCCAGAACATGCAAGAGGTACTTGACACAGTCCCATGCAAGGTTACTATGGAGATGAACGAGATGCTCAATGCACCATATAGCCAGAAGGAGGTAAAAACAGCTCTGTTCCAAATGTTCCTGACTAAAGCGCCCGGTCCTGATGGCTTTCCAACACATTTCTTTCAATGACACTGGGACGTGTACGGTGACGAAGTGACCCAAGTGGTCTTAAAGATAGTTGAGGGAAAGGAGTTAGCCGAATGTATCAGTGAGACAATCCTAGTTCTAATCCCTAAGGTAAAGAACCCCACCATGCTTGCTCAATTCTGTCCCATAAGCCTTTGCAATGTTTTGTAGAAAATTGCTTCAAAGGTAATATCTAACCGTTTGAAGGTAGTATTACCTGAAATAATATCAGAAGAGCAGTCAGCTTTTGTACCAGGCAGGTTGATCATAGATAACATTATAACATCATATGAGTGTCTGCATTTCATGAAGAGAAACAAAGCGAAGAAACACCAATCATGTGCCctaaagctcgatatgatgaaggcctatgatagAGTGGAGTGGTCATACCTACAAGCTATAATGCTCAAGCTAGGTTTTACAGAGAGATTGGTGGACATTGTGATGAGCTTAGTCTCTTCGATGAATTTTTCAATCATGTTCAATGGAAAAAGACCGGAGGGTTTCAGTCCCTCCAGAGGCATAAGAAAAGGGGCCCGATCTCCCCATACTTGTTCTTGTTGGTAgaagagggcctttcgtgcctactAAAATCTCGAAGTGAGTCATCCAATTTGCAAGGTATCCAAGTGGCACCATCGACACCACCAGTGAACCATTTATTATTTGCTGATAACAACCTGCTGTTCTTTAAGGCAAACAATATGGGAGCGACCGAGGTGAACCTGGTCTTGGACATCTACTGTCAAGCAACGGGCCAGCGGATCAACCATGCTAAATCTTCTATTTTCTTTAGTAAGGGATTTCCAGAGAACACGAGGCAGGAAATCAAATCGGTTCTGAATGTGCCTAATGAGACCCTGAATGAGAAATACTTGGGGATGCCATCTGATATAGGAAGCTCAAAAAAGGCGCCTTTAAATACCTCAAGGATAGGCTGTGGAGCAAGATTCAGGGATGGATTGAAATTTCTATGTCATCTGCTGGTAAGGAGGTTCAGTTTAAGGCGGTGGCACAAGCAGTTCTAGTTTACTCGATGTCGTGTTTTAAGTAACCGAGAGGGCTGTGTGAACATCTTAACATGCTAATCCGGAAATTCTGGTGGGGCTCAAAATAGGGGCGTTGGAAGCCGCATTGGGTTTCATGGAAAACGATGACACAACCTAAGAGTATGGGAGGTCTTGGATTAAAAGACTTTGAGCTTTTCAACATGGCTATGTTAGCGAGGCAAGCTTGGCGCTTGATGCAAAACCCTGATTCTCTCAGCGCCAGGATCCTCGAAAGCGTCTATTATCCAGAATCTTCAATCTTGGAGGCGAAATTGGGCAGCCAcctgtcgggtttcgggttccggcagacccttaaggttcgaacactggggtgcgcacagagaTCTCTCCCccaccgatctacgtccgatcctctcgtgcaaactaagatgaaaatgatgaacaacacaagagacacgagctttatactggttcgggccatcgttgtggtgtaataccctactccagtgtgtggcgtggtggattacctctggggctgatgatggacagtacaagggaagaacagcctcgcgagaggtgttcttgagctggtgcgatgaactgctagggtgagttcatcgcctctctctctctctctgctagggttctaccagatctatcgatgttcttggggtgtctagatgtctctactctgtggtggctagctctatttatagaggccctgggcctctccccaaataatgagcgggaagggcgccaacaattggccattttgaaggggaacatatagtacaagttatcctgaccaaaggtggtcttcggctgccaaaagcactggcgatgacatcgtcttgggctccacggtgacctctgtcctaccgtccggctggtcttggtctcgttgcaccggaatggtaacctttgcctgatgccttggcatgtgcttgccccctttgcaccaaaggggaaacaaggacactgcgcaagccggcgcccgctggtctcgatcgtcatggcttgcgtcacgggttcctcgcgaggtacccctgccttgatctctccgcctcctcgcgagcctgcctgatgaggctgcctctgaggaagcttcctggcgtccgccccgcgaggcttggcccctcgcgagggtctttgagtttgagatgatgaagatgggccgcgctgggcccccgcttgagccacgccgcaggccgcaggcaggcaagtctggggacccccgttcccataacaccgacagtagcccccgatccTAAGGCGcacgcgggcttggcttagcagagaagcgaaggggcaagcatgAAGCGCCACAGGCCCTATCAGCCTGCGGCCTtcggcgccgcgtggcgattgatgggacgtgggtgactgcgcttccccacgatgcctcggcaaccgcatgacttgataagtccctgcatgcagagaaaccggtcatgattacctgcgatcgtggtgcacGGCGGTTgtcctcctccggctataagtacggggctgggtGACCCCCTTCGGCCCGTCCCTCCTTGCTGCTCCTTTCTTTCTTCTTGATTACTCGTCGCTCCCATGGCTccaaagagattctcggccgcagagaaaggaaaggcccccaggCTGGGCCTGACTCCCCTCCGGCCAAGCGCGGCCGAGGCCTCCCTTGCAAGTATACCACGGTCCCCGTGGTGGCCTCCCGCGGCCATGGAGGCAGTTCCCGGCGCGGTGGTGAGTGCCTGGTTGCCGATGGGGGCACGCTGTGggtgtgcgcccccctaggccacgctttcgctctgtggaggtgctgctggagttcgtcgtgtggtcggcacACCCATCCAGCACCAGGCTCCAGCTCCCTCGTTTCTTCGTGGATGAACTGCCGGCGAGCGCCTggtgcggcttctggctccaggcagacggatgctgcagcagggcctcctgggcatCGCTGGAGGTTTCCGTTTCTGGGGACGGGGCTCTGAcacgcggctggcagacgtttgcccgcgcgcgtggcctgagcccgtggtgcaccctgtacttcaagtttgatggcgacgccaccctctacgtgagggtgttcggggaagacggttgCCGTGCCGGGTGTTGCCCTGAAGATgacgaccgcggccgcctgcccagcccaggctctgaccaggatgaagatggcgactggcgtacaggcggcggtgctcggggttcgCCGAGCTTCGGCGACCCcctctcaggcagcagctcctccagcggtggccgcgaccagcctccTCGCCGTCGCGCCCGCTTGGGcgaaggtagcgggtcagcccgccgtcgcgccccggtgaagcaagAGGAGGGATCCGCCTGAGCCCCAGGAGGAGCTCGAGCCTTCACTGTGGGTTGGCGCAGGACGAATCGCAcccgttttgttttctttcttatccTGCGCAAAAATAGTAAGTAATGCagggccccgcgggggcgtatTAGAACTGTTGCTGTTTAACCATCGCGCTGTTTCCGCTATTTCTGCGCCGTGTTTTCGCGCCGCGCTCCCATGTCCGGGAACTATTTTACCTCGGTGGGGCTTGgcgcggtcctcgcctcccgaggccgtggcctcctcatgcgcttcgtgccctgcaaggatcagtaggagggTTAACTTATGGTCTTAGCTGTGGGGGCGATCGGCCCAGGTCTCgcgctcgtgtcgcgatgcccgtggggcacggactgggaggggtgctcctgcaGAGGACTCGGATAGGAAAGCTCCAAACGATCGGGGTAGAAAACACTCACGAGGCGCCCGCGATCCTCCCTCGCGAGACTTCGCGAGAGAAAACGAGGCGAGCGAGCAAGAAAGACAAAGAGCCACAAGCCAGGAACGTCAACAACTCCAATAAAAACTCCAaacgggaataaacaagccaactgtGGAACGTAAATgggaaagccgcgtccggcacctattctagtcttcgacgtcctCTCACCAGctcggagctaagtgctgccactgggcgtgggcgggagcccccgaggcccgagggcggcactccagagactccggggcgtgtacaaccccactcattattacgtgagagtgtcacgggcggcgagcttcacaggcattggccttcttcacaggcaccgggcctttcttgaaacgcggcagcttcacaggcgttcgcctttttcataggctccgggccttttccaaaacgcagcggcttcacatgcatttgccttcttcacaggcaccgggccttttccaaaacgcagcggctTCACACACATtttccttcttcacaggcaccgggccttttccaaaacacagcggcttcacaggcattttccttcttcacaggcaccgggccttttccaaaacgcagcggctTCATAGGCATttaccttcttcacaggcaccgggccttttccaaaacacagcGGCTTCactcaggggtagaacctccggagatgcTGAATGTTCCATGGGTTCTGGATGGGTACTCCCTCTGGAgtttccaagcgcgcggagccaggcctggaaacatgaactaccttgaacgggccctcccacatgggagagagcttgtgcagcccctccctggagagaacccttcTAGGCACGAGATCCCCTACCTTAAGGGTcatggggcggatgttgcggctgtGGTATCGTCGTAgcacctgttgataccttgccgctcgcagtgcggcttcccgatggtgttcctcccccagcacgagatccgtcccccgcatggcgtcctgctgagcctcgtcgaatgccaggacccgtgggGAGCgtcgtctgacctcgtgagggagaacaacctccgctccgtagacgaggaagaacggggtctcgccattCGGCTTGGTCGCTGTCGTGCGGattgaccatagcacggactggagctcgtcgtgccagcccctgccacaggcctccagcttcttcttgaaggtcctggccttgaggcccctcaggaccttcgcgttggctcgttcagcctggccattgctctgggggtgtgctaccgaagcatagcatatctgtgttccaaggttagcacaatacgttttgaagagattactggtgaattgcgaaccgttgtcagtgatgatgtggttaggcaccccaaaccggctgTCAAggaccttgatgaacttgactgccgagcctgccgggattgtgcggacagcttccaccttggcccacttggtgaacttgtccacgacgacgtagaggtagcgatagccccctggcgcccgagggaacgggcccagaatgtccaacccccaaactgcgaacggccaggagaggggtatggtctgcagatcccccgcaggctgatggatctgtttagcgtgaaactggcaggcctcgcaagccttcaccagctcaacggcgtcGCTGAGTGCTGTGGGCTAGTAGAAcctgctgcggaatgccttgccgacgagggttcatgacgacgagtggtgcccgcagtctccactgtgtatgtccgccagcagttcctttccttgctccctggaaatgcaacgtagggacacgtcatttggccgcttcctgtagagctcgccatcctggatgcaataagccgtggcctgccgtgccacacgctccgcctcctcctcgttctccggcaaaatcccttgcatcaggtagtcattgagctctgggatccaacatccctcctgaggctccaacgccaggagcGGGCGTTCCCCTGATGCCGGGCCGCAGACCggagctcccgaggcaggcggctgaggaGGCTCCTCTCTTGGCTGCGCCGCGCCTGATAGCGATGGCGCCggcgagggcttgaagagccgctcctcgaagacaccaggTTCCTGCGGCAGCcgcctagatgccctcttggcaatgttgccagcctcctgattggtgccacgaggcacatgctgcagctccagcccccagaactgtttctccatcctgcggacttcagcgaggtaagcttccatgtgctcgtccttcggctcgtatatcttgttggagaagttgacgaggagctgtgaatcacccttgatggtgaggcgctttacccctaaggcGATTGCGGATTTCAAGCCTACTATCAGGCCtttgtattctgctatgttgttggagccCTTCTgtccgtgctggaagcagagttgcacggca
The window above is part of the Triticum aestivum cultivar Chinese Spring chromosome 2A, IWGSC CS RefSeq v2.1, whole genome shotgun sequence genome. Proteins encoded here:
- the LOC123186223 gene encoding G-type lectin S-receptor-like serine/threonine-protein kinase B120; the encoded protein is MKKTVFTATSCIPILILPFLSSLCQSDDQLTHAKPLSAGDTLISKGRDFALGFFSPNSSSTSLYLGIWYHNIPGHTVVWTANRDNPIAATSSPMLAITNSSDLVLSDSQGGSPWAVKNNISSMGVVAVLLDTGNFVLQSPNGTSIWQSFDHPTDTILPGTRIYLSQKARVVRRLIAWKGPTDPSTGDFSLGLDPNSNLQLVIWHRTMPYLRLNILDDASVGGGIYKNTIFYEAIAGTSRDGFYYEFSVSDGSPYARLMLDHMGALRTLSWNNHSSWTTVFEHPASSCDLYGSCGPFSYCDNTGAAATCRCLDGFESAGLNISRGCRRTKQLECGKQSHFVTLPKMKLPDKFLHVLNRSFHECTTECSNNCSCTAYAYTNLSSNGAMADQSRCLLWTGELVDTGKYSNYNDNLHLRLANSPVRKNIKLVKIVVPTMACVLILACLLVGIFKYRASKRKKRNINNGSMLGYLSFSNEIGGEHLDFSFVSFEDIATATDNFSESKQIGSGGFGKVYKGILQGDNEVAIKRLSKGSAQGIEEFRNEIILIAKLQHKNLVRLLGCCIFGDERLLIYEYLPNKSLDAFLFDDRRQYVLDWPTRFQIIKGVARGLLYLHQDSRLTVIHRDLKPSNILLDSEMTPKISDFGMARIFGGNKQEAKTTRVVGTYGYMSPEYVMGGAFSVKSDTYSFGVLLLEIVSGLKITSPQLVENFVSLTTYAWRLWADGKATELVHSSFAENCSLNEVLRCIQVGLLCVQDRPDDRPLMSSVTFMLENESVSLPAPKQPAYLGLQNFESEESRENSVNTVSITAVEGR